Genomic window (Deltaproteobacteria bacterium):
AAAGATTAGTACGGGTGCCGTCAATCGACCCGTTTCGCCCGACATCGCTTTTCTCAGGACAAACCCGATGCCCCGCTATTTCCCCGGGGCATCCCTTTTTATAGTGATTTTTCATCATGAACTGTATTCGCATCAAAGGGGCCGCACAGCACAATCTGAAACATTTGAACCTGGAAATCCCCAAGGATAAATTGGTGATCATTACCGGACTGAGTGGCTCCGGGAAATCATCTCTCGCTTTCGATACGCTATATGCAGAAGGACAGAGGCGCTATGTCGAATCTCTGTCCACCTACGCCAGGCAATTCATCGGCCAGATGGACAAGGCCGAGTTCGACTCCATTGAGGGTTTGTCGCCAGCCATTGCCATCGAACAGAGATCGGCCAGCCAGAATCCCCGCTCCACCGTGGGCACGGTAACGGAAATTTACGACTATCTGCGTCTTCTTTACGCCCGCATCGGCGTTCCCCACTGTTATCAGTGCGGACGAGAAATTCAGTCCCAGACGATCGATATGATGGTGGAAACAATCCTGAGCTTACCGGAGAAAAGCAGACTGACGATTTTTTCTCCGATAATTCAAGGGAAAAAAGGTGAGTTTCAGAAGGAATTCAAAAAGCTCCTGAAAGATGGTTTTGTCCGGGTCCGTGTCGATGGTGAAGTCCGGGAACTGGCCGATGGTATCGCCTTGGAAAAGCAGAATCGCCATGATGTTGATGTGGTCATCGATCGGCTGGTTATGAGGGAGGGCATTCGGCAACGACTGAGGGACTCCCTGGAAACGGCCTCCAGGCTTTCCGACGGCCTGGTTCGCATCGACCTCGCTGAAGGCGAGGAATTGCTGTTCAGTGAACGTTACGCCTGCCCGACCTGTGGAACCAGTATGCCCGAACTCGCTCCCCGCATGTTTTCCTTCAACAGTCCTTACGGCGCCTGTCCCGAATGCGGCGGGCTGGGAACACAGATTTTTTTTGACGAAGACCGCATCGTGCCCGATCCCGATCTTTCGCTTCGTGAAGGTGCAATCGCTCCCTGGGCCGGGCGCAACTCCATGCCTCACCACCAAATGCTCGAGGCTTTGACCCGTCATTACGATTTTGACATCAACATGGCCTTCGGCCAATTGCCGGAAGGTATCAGGGAAGTACTCTTGAGGGGATCCGGCAGGGATAAAATCCAGTTTTATCTGGACCGCCGGGGACGACGCCTCTTCTACGAGAAACCTTTTGAAGGCGTCATCGCCGAACTGAACCGGCGCTACCGGGAAACCACGTCCAGTGCCGTTCGAATGGACCTTAACCGTTATATCAATTCAAGGGACTGTTCCCTCTGCCGGGGAGCAAGACTGAAGAAAGAGAGTCTGGCTGTGACGGTAGGGGGTAAAAACCTCTTCGATCTGTGCAGCCTTTCCATTCGTGAGGTCGCCCGTTTTCTGAAGACGATTCGCCTTTCCGCGCAGGAACAGCTCATTACGGAAAAGATTTTGAAAGAAATCGGGGAACGGCTCCATTTTCTCATCGACGTGGGAGTGGATTACCTGAATCTGGCGCGGTCCGCCGGAACCCTGTCGGGAGGCGAAATGCAGCGGTTACGACTGGCCTCTCAAATAGGCTCCGGCCTTGTCGGAGTCCTCTACATACTGGACGAA
Coding sequences:
- the uvrA gene encoding excinuclease ABC subunit UvrA codes for the protein MNCIRIKGAAQHNLKHLNLEIPKDKLVIITGLSGSGKSSLAFDTLYAEGQRRYVESLSTYARQFIGQMDKAEFDSIEGLSPAIAIEQRSASQNPRSTVGTVTEIYDYLRLLYARIGVPHCYQCGREIQSQTIDMMVETILSLPEKSRLTIFSPIIQGKKGEFQKEFKKLLKDGFVRVRVDGEVRELADGIALEKQNRHDVDVVIDRLVMREGIRQRLRDSLETASRLSDGLVRIDLAEGEELLFSERYACPTCGTSMPELAPRMFSFNSPYGACPECGGLGTQIFFDEDRIVPDPDLSLREGAIAPWAGRNSMPHHQMLEALTRHYDFDINMAFGQLPEGIREVLLRGSGRDKIQFYLDRRGRRLFYEKPFEGVIAELNRRYRETTSSAVRMDLNRYINSRDCSLCRGARLKKESLAVTVGGKNLFDLCSLSIREVARFLKTIRLSAQEQLITEKILKEIGERLHFLIDVGVDYLNLARSAGTLSGGEMQRLRLASQIGSGLVGVLYILDEPTIGLHQRDTERLILSLKKLRDMGNTVLVVEHDRDMMIASNQIIDMGPGAGLQGGHVVFQGTPEEILHCSDSLTGLYLSGEKGIAVPAKRRTAGEKRILIEGARENNLKNIDISIPAGLFTAVTGVSGSGKSTLIIETLYKVMARRLAGERGGGIKIRHLADLGGVERVILINQQPIGRTPRSNPITYTGIFSHIRDLFGRLPESRVRGYKPGRFSFNVKGGRCEACEGNGLIKIEMHFLPDVYVLCETCRGKRFNEDTMEIRYKDKNIADILDMTVSQAIPFFENIPVIRTKLQFLFDVGLGYIRLGQSATTLSGGEAQRIKLSRELGKRINSNTLYILDEPTIGLHFADIQKLLDILMRLVDMGNTVVVIEHNLDVIKCADHIIELGPEGGPGGGEIIATGTPEEIARQSTCPTSRFLRDILGL